CAATATGTCAAGAATTATTTTGACCATGCTTGATGATTTGTCAAACAATGGCCTCTGCTGCCTGGCCAAGATAGTGACGGGAGGTTCAGCTATTCATGATAAAACTCGTCCTCGTCCACAGATTGTAAGAGTTATTAAAAACAGCTTACAAAAACTACATGGCGATCAGTTGATTAGCAATTATCAAGGCGCAATGCAAAATCAGCTATCTCAGTTGCTGAAGAACCCAAAGAATTTTCGCCAAAATCATGGGAGACACTTAAAGTTGACAAAGAAATCTCTTCTTAGTGCTTTCGAGAAGGTTCAACTTCAAAGTATTCCTATACGGATTCTGTCTGCGATGTATAGGAGACTGAAAGGGACACAAGGGATCATGCCAAAATTGCGTCCTCGTCATTCTGGATGGAACAGAAAGATTTTGATGGACCACGTGGAGAAATTGTGGCGGAAGATGATCGACCAACTTGATGAATCAGATAACCTTCAACACTCTGCTTTAGTCAAAGCAATGGCAGTTCCAGGCTTATATTCAAAAATCGCTTCTGACTATCAGGATTTCTCCATGGCCAAATTTGTACATCCGCCGCCAGAAATGGAAGCATTACAGAGTGAGATTGTAAAGGCTATTTGGTCTCTTGACAAGAGATTCAAGAAAGAGGAGTTGAAGAACTTGCAATTTCTATTGGACCCTAAATCTAAAGTGGATGTTAACGGCCTAAGAAAAGCAATAAGGAATATGCTGATAGATTGTCTCTTCGAATGCAGTGATATGGATGTGGTTCCAGATTCTTTATTTGATGCATTGTCTCTTATCAATAAGAAGTCATGTAATGCATCCAGGCTTTCTTCAGAGGTTGTTGAAGAAGAGGTGGAATGTATATTGAATGTGGGTGCTCATATAAAGCAGCTTTTGTGGAATTGTGTTCCCGTTGATAATCTTGACCAAGATTTTGTGGATGCATACATGGAGGAACTTGAAGAAAGTGACGATGGAGATATCTTTGACGACGATGACCAGCAGCTGCATACAAATTCCTTGGATAAAATTCAGATTAGATTTAATGACTTCAGTGAAGAGGTAGCTAGTACCAGAGATGCATTTCATTCTAGTTATAGTTCAGCAACATCAGCATACAAAGATAATTCTGGAAATTCTAATGAGTATGCTTCTAGGCCATCCTTTAGGGCTGCAAGCTTTGCTGTTAAAGAGGAATGCAGGGACACGGAGATCAATGAAGTGGAAATGTACTCTATTGCTGCTGGAAATGGTTCATTCCCTCTTGTTTCACCTATGGTACATGGGAACGGTGATGTTGGGGGCAGACAAGATCCTCCAAACAATGCTTCAGTGGATTCTGCTAACCTTGTTGAGAACTGCCTGAAGCAAAATCCAACATCTGAATCTCAGAGAAATCGTTATGTAGCCATCCAAGAAGTGAGTGACCAAGCAAGTTTAGTTGCATACCAGATTATTGGACATGTTTTGGCAGGCTTTGGACGGATGCAATCGTTGGGTTTAAATTGGGAAAATGAATCATATCTTAGAGGCAAATATTTGAAGTCCGAAAATTTTCAAGGTATCATCTTTTATCTTTTACTATTTCTACGAGCCTGCAATTAAAGAACTATGAATATATTTCCATGTTTTCCTGCTACTGCTGTCCTTGTATGTGTTTGTCTCAATATAATTGAGAATTTGAGATCTTAGTGTGACATGTTCCCTGCATGTCAGCCACCCATGATTTTCCCCTTCAGCAATGATCTGTGATCTTGTAGCCCACCAAGGTACTGAGCTACTGTTATATCATCTGAGACATCTATTATATTTTATGTATTGTTCAAAAGGTCTTTCCCGCAATCCCCTTTCCTCATTTCTACTCCCTCAAGTACTGCCTTTTCCTTTTATCAATTATTGATGTCTGGCAGAGAGGGTTTTATGAGACGGCACATTTTAATTGCTGAATGCAATAGCAGATGTTAATGCTAGAATTTCATGTGTCAGTTCATTACATTgttgtttgaaacagaaaaattattttgtttaaGCAACAATAAATCATGGTGCTGAGCTCTGCTTGCGGATTTTTGAGAGTGCTTTGTTAATGCACATATGTGAAGCATAGTCTATTGAGTAATGTATAAATGTATAACCTTGATTACCTATTTTTATTCTAGTTACAAGTAATAAAGATGGCTAAATTTAATAGAGAACATCGACTCTTCTGCTGCATAGTGCATGGTGAATAATGGAGGGTTAGGAGCTGTCCAGTCTCAAAAGCATCACTACACTTATTTCTACTGGGAGTTGTGTAGTTAGAAGCTCAGAACCTAATGAATTTGTTACTCGTATTGTAGTTGCTATTTGTGATTGAACCAAAGCAAAGTGATTATATGCGTGGAGTTATGTGTGGGAAAAGgtcttgtactccctccgtcctaaaagattgctccatttcttttttagttaatatggtctccaccacctctctttactttattttctacgGTTCTACCCTACATGAGTACATGCTAAAAAACAAAGGTAC
This genomic stretch from Spinacia oleracea cultivar Varoflay chromosome 3, BTI_SOV_V1, whole genome shotgun sequence harbors:
- the LOC110798036 gene encoding uncharacterized protein isoform X2 produces the protein MEHLSVDAAVHLSVDAAVHLSVDAVAIWHHMQRHEKELWHKRKFLMGLSAMDYNDQNVRSHAAKQSVLPESLLRKDDVFYEDVKIFVEKGCLQTCDTEAKQSINDDKEEFCEAHNMSRIILTMLDDLSNNGLCCLAKIVTGGSAIHDKTRPRPQIVRVIKNSLQKLHGDQLISNYQGAMQNQLSQLLKNPKNFRQNHGRHLKLTKKSLLSAFEKVQLQSIPIRILSAMYRRLKGTQGIMPKLRPRHSGWNRKILMDHVEKLWRKMIDQLDESDNLQHSALVKAMAVPGLYSKIASDYQDFSMAKFVHPPPEMEALQSEIVKAIWSLDKRFKKEELKNLQFLLDPKSKVDVNGLRKAIRNMLIDCLFECSDMDVVPDSLFDALSLINKKSCNASRLSSEVVEEEVECILNVGAHIKQLLWNCVPVDNLDQDFVDAYMEELEESDDGDIFDDDDQQLHTNSLDKIQIRFNDFSEEVASTRDAFHSSYSSATSAYKDNSGNSNEYASRPSFRAASFAVKEECRDTEINEVEMYSIAAGNGSFPLVSPMVHGNGDVGGRQDPPNNASVDSANLVENCLKQNPTSESQRNRYVAIQEVSDQASLVAYQIIGHVLAGFGRMQSLGLNWENESYLRGKYLKSENFQVADSKDQDGSSSIIAQAVHEIIPSFPNSQLERVKKFLS
- the LOC110798036 gene encoding uncharacterized protein isoform X1, giving the protein MEHLSVDAAVHLSVDAAVHLSVDAVAIWHHMQRHEKELWHKRKFLMGLSAMDYNDQNVRSHAAKQSVLPESLLRKDDVFYEDVKIFVEKGCLQTCDTEAKQSINDDKEEFCEAHNMSRIILTMLDDLSNNGLCCLAKIVTGGSAIHDKTRPRPQIVRVIKNSLQKLHGDQLISNYQGAMQNQLSQLLKNPKNFRQNHGRHLKLTKKSLLSAFEKVQLQSIPIRILSAMYRRLKGTQGIMPKLRPRHSGWNRKILMDHVEKLWRKMIDQLDESDNLQHSALVKAMAVPGLYSKIASDYQDFSMAKFVHPPPEMEALQSEIVKAIWSLDKRFKKEELKNLQFLLDPKSKVDVNGLRKAIRNMLIDCLFECSDMDVVPDSLFDALSLINKKSCNASRLSSEVVEEEVECILNVGAHIKQLLWNCVPVDNLDQDFVDAYMEELEESDDGDIFDDDDQQLHTNSLDKIQIRFNDFSEEVASTRDAFHSSYSSATSAYKDNSGNSNEYASRPSFRAASFAVKEECRDTEINEVEMYSIAAGNGSFPLVSPMVHGNGDVGGRQDPPNNASVDSANLVENCLKQNPTSESQRNRYVAIQEVSDQASLVAYQIIGHVLAGFGRMQSLGLNWENESYLRGKYLKSENFQAVADSKDQDGSSSIIAQAVHEIIPSFPNSQLERVKKFLS
- the LOC110798036 gene encoding uncharacterized protein isoform X3, whose protein sequence is MLQNSESVLPESLLRKDDVFYEDVKIFVEKGCLQTCDTEAKQSINDDKEEFCEAHNMSRIILTMLDDLSNNGLCCLAKIVTGGSAIHDKTRPRPQIVRVIKNSLQKLHGDQLISNYQGAMQNQLSQLLKNPKNFRQNHGRHLKLTKKSLLSAFEKVQLQSIPIRILSAMYRRLKGTQGIMPKLRPRHSGWNRKILMDHVEKLWRKMIDQLDESDNLQHSALVKAMAVPGLYSKIASDYQDFSMAKFVHPPPEMEALQSEIVKAIWSLDKRFKKEELKNLQFLLDPKSKVDVNGLRKAIRNMLIDCLFECSDMDVVPDSLFDALSLINKKSCNASRLSSEVVEEEVECILNVGAHIKQLLWNCVPVDNLDQDFVDAYMEELEESDDGDIFDDDDQQLHTNSLDKIQIRFNDFSEEVASTRDAFHSSYSSATSAYKDNSGNSNEYASRPSFRAASFAVKEECRDTEINEVEMYSIAAGNGSFPLVSPMVHGNGDVGGRQDPPNNASVDSANLVENCLKQNPTSESQRNRYVAIQEVSDQASLVAYQIIGHVLAGFGRMQSLGLNWENESYLRGKYLKSENFQAVADSKDQDGSSSIIAQAVHEIIPSFPNSQLERVKKFLS